A genomic segment from Gossypium hirsutum isolate 1008001.06 unplaced genomic scaffold, Gossypium_hirsutum_v2.1 scaffold_306, whole genome shotgun sequence encodes:
- the LOC121226555 gene encoding regulatory-associated protein of TOR 1-like, with protein MVVNAFIELLDCGTSNYPGSSRDCILLAACEAHETLPQSAECPADVFTSCLTTPIKMTLRWFCTRSLLHESLDSSLIDKIPGRQNDRKTLLGELNWIFTAVTETIAWKTFSEGCLDRIY; from the exons ATGGTTGTTAATGCCTTCATTGAG CTTCTTGACTGTGGCACTTCTAACTACCCTGGATCTTCAAGAGACTGCATTCTTCTGGCTGCGTGTGAAGCACATGAGACTCTTCCTCAAAGTGCTGAATGTCCTGCCGATGTGTTTACTTCTTGTCTTACTACACCTATCAAAATGACATTGAGATG GTTTTGTACACGTTCATTGCTTCATGAGTCTCTTGACTCTTCACTTATTGATAAAATTCCTGGCCGTCAAAATGACCGTAAAACACTTCTAGGGGAATTGAATTGGATATTTACTGCAGTGACAGAAACAATTGCTTGGAAG ACCTTTTCCGAAGGTTGTTTAGACAGGATTTACTAG